A segment of the Cohnella algarum genome:
AGAGCGCTCGTCGCCTGCTCCAGGCTCCGGTACGCGATGCCCTGCATCGAGTAGCGGGAGCTGAGCACTTCGCCCTGCTCGGTGATCTTGATGCCGCCGCCGATCGTATGCGGCGGCTGCGCGAGAATGGAGCGGTTCAGCGGCATGCCGCCGCGTCCGAGCGCTCCGCCCCGGCCGTGGAAAAACTTCAGCTTGACGTCGTATTCCTTGGCCATCGCGGTCAATTCGTTCAGCGCGACCCGCAGCTCCCAGTTGGCCGTTACCATGCCGCCGTCCTTGTTGCTGTCGGAGTAGCCGAGCATGATCTCATGCAGGTTGCCCATCGCTTCGACCGTCTTGCGGTATACGGGCAACTCGAACAGCGTCTTCATGATGGCCGGAGCCGCGTGAAGGTCGTCGATCGTTTCAAACAGCGGCACCGATTGCAGCGTGCTGGCGACCGTTCCGTTCGTCGACCAGCGGAACAGGCCCGCTTCCTTGGCGAATACCATCACTTCCAGCATGTCGCTGGCGCCTTGCGTCATGCTGATCAGGTAGCTGCCGATGCAGTTCGCGCCGAATTCCTCTTGCGCCCGGTAAATCGTGCGGAACACGTCGAGGCACTCCTTCGTGCCGTCCGAGAGGCTCGCATTCTCGTGCAGGAGCGGACGGGAATCCGACAGCAGGCCGTGCAGCAGCGAAATTTTGTCCTCTTCGGACAGCTCGGCGTAATTTGGCGTTACGCCCGCTTTGGCGAGCACTTCCGTCATGGCGTTCTCGTGCTCTTTGCTGTGCTGGCGAACGTCCAGTTTCGCGAGGTGGAAGCCGAACAGCTCGACCTGGCGGATCAGCTTCTTCAAATGCGTGTCGGCGACAAAATGGGCAAAATGATGGCGCAAGCTGCGGTCGATCAGCTGCAGTTCGGCGATAAATTCGGAAACCGCATGATAACGCTGCGGCGTGCCCTTCAGCTTGTCTTCGCGCATGTTTTGCAGCTTTTGAATCATATAGGTAAGCTTGACGCGGTAAGGTTCCTTGTCGTTCGTCCACGGCTCGACCGAACGGAGCTCGACTTGCGAGCGGTCCTGGTCGATCGATTGCAGAAGTTCATCGGTCACCTGAACGATCGTCGTGCTGAAGCTCATCTTCCGCATGAGCGACCGCAGCAGCGCCTCGTATTTGTGAATGACGAGTCCCCGCTGAATATTGAGCGTGCGCCAGGTGACCGATGCGGTTACGGACGGATTGCCGTCGCGGTCGCCGCCGATCCACGAGCCGAAGCGCAAATAGGTCGGCACGTGCCAAGCCCGCTCCGGATAATATTTGTCCAGGCAGCGCTCCAATTCCTCATAGACGTCCGGCAGAGCGTCGAACAGCGTTTCGTTGAAAAAGTACATGCCGTTCCGCACTTCGTCGATAACGGTCGGCTTCCGGTCGCGCAGCTCGTCCGTCTGCCACAGCGTCAGCACCTCGTTGAGCAGCTTGTCCCGGAGCTTCTCCCGCTCGCGCAGCGTCAGCGTCGGGTTGTCAAGCTCCATCATCTCTTCGGCGATTCGCTTGTGAATATCCAGGACGGCGCGCCGCATCGCTTCCGTCGGGTGGGCGGTCATAACCAGCTCAAGGGAAATGTTCTCGAGCAGATCCTGGACTTCCTCCACCGGCAGGTTGCGGTTTTTCAGCTCTTGCACGGCGCTTTCGATCGATCCCCGCTGAACTTCCTCGCCGGCGGAACGCTCGTAATCGCGTTTGCGGCGGATGCGGTGATTTTGCTCGGCAATGTTGACGAGTTGAAAATAAATGGCGAAAGCCCGGATGACCTGGTGACGCACCTCCGGACTCAAGCCATTGACGGTATTGGTGAATTCCTCGTATAATTCCGGAACGAAATCGGCGCGCAGCGCCTTGCTCGTTTCGCGAATTTTTTCGACATGGTCAAGCAGTTCCCGGCCTCCCTGATGCACCAGCACTTCGCCAAGAATGTTCCCGAGAAAACGAACATCCCGACGCAGCAGATGGTTGGAGGAAGGACGGTTGGACATAGCTAGTTCAGACATTCTTTTCACCTCAGACCTAACGTTTCAGCTAAAAACTCTTCTATTTATCATACTACAAAGCCCCCGAAAATCTCCCTTTTCTTTTCCTTTCCCTTTATTTTACGACAAACCAAGCGAGCCCTCCCAAGCGATCGCCGCATATGCGGGGGCTTGAAAGGGCTCGCCGTTTGCCATTCGTCCGGTCGAATCGATGCCGGGGAAGCGCAGTTTCTTCTTCGCTCTTGCGCGATTCCGGTTGGGGACTCCCCGGCCGATCTATCGCGGAATGACCATATGCATGGGCGCCGCCGTGTGCGTCACCCTCACTCTGTCCCCGGGCGAAAGCCTGACCGATCCGGAAGTGATGCCAAGACTGTAAAAATTCGCGGCGTCTCGCGATATTTCCAGATCGGTCACGTTTCCGCCGGTAAACACCACATCGATGGGGTAAGCGTTGTTGTTTGTGTAAGTACCGCCGCTCGGTCCGAAAATAACGGGAGGGACGATCGCTTTGTGATGTCCGGTCTGCGCCATTTGGCGGAAATCCGACGCGCTCGATTCGCCGACGGCTTCGAATACCCGGCCGTTGGCCCGGTCGATGTGCTTTTGCCCCGCGTAAGACGGAGGGGACGTCGGAATGGCCGTACCGAACGAGACATGCGGCAGAAGAAAGCCGTCATCCGATTTCGTAGGTTTTCCGTTCATGATTTGAAATTTGGCGTACTTGCTGTCTCCGCCATTATCGATATATAAATGATAGGGTCCGAGCGCAACCAGGTTTTGGTTCCACGATCCTCCTGAGCCCTCCAAACAGAAAGCGTTGTCAGCGTCCTGCGCCCCCCAAAGATTCCCCCAAACGGAATGCTTGCTGCCGGCCGCATAACCCGCGAAATCTTCGTGCGCATTCCCGAACGCGCGGCAAAATGCGATGCGGAAAGCATCGGAATCCGAGGCGCCGGGAATTTTGATTCCTTCGTATTGCGTCGGCGCCGCCTGGTCGTCATAGGCCCAGCAATGAGTCAAATCCCCTACCCGGAGCGGGATCGTCCCATCTCCGCTAAGGATATTAATCCCCCGCCTCGAAGGCGCTCCCGGATTTTGCCCGTTGTTAAAAGCTTCGCAATTCGTCAGCCTAAAATGCTTTACGGTTTGATTGAGTTTGATTCCGTCGTCTCCGCAAAGCGAAGCTCTGCAGTTCGTCATCACGACGTTTTGAGCGCCGATCGAAATACCGACGCCGCGTTCGGAAATCCATGTCGTTCCCGCGACCTCAACGTTTTCCAGTTCAATATTGAGGACTTTGGCGGATACATTGATTCCCTCCGTATTGATGGTTCGTCCGCTGCCCCCGGTGATCAGTACGTTTTTAACGGATATCCGGTCGATGGAAGGAAAAATTTCGTCGCAATAGATATGCATGCCCCGAACGGTCGTCAATCCCTCCGGCTCGGGATTCAAGGCATAATTCCGAATGTGGACATTATCGACCTTGATGCGATTGTGTCCGTTAATGACAAGCCCGCCATTATTGGCATTGTTTATAATAACGTTGCTTACGATCAAGTCTTCGATATCGTATCGGATTCCGATGCTATACAAACGGCCCACAGCGTCGTTATCGGAAATAATGTTGTTCAGAACGACTTTTTTCATCGGCCGCGTGTTCGCGACGTTTTGCGCGGCTTGGCCGGCCTCGATCGCCAGCCCGTAAGTCCGGTTTCCTTTGGTCACGACATTGCTGCAAACGACCGTCCCCCCATGGTACGCATTGGCGTTATCCATCTGCCGCGCTTGTATGGCAACGCCCAAATCGTCATTATTGAAAGCCTGAACGTTGGTGACCGTGATCATGTCGTTTACGTCGCCGTCAATTCCGGCCATTGTGCCCGCTATCGTGATTCCGTTGTTCGTCGGAGCCGATCCCGGGGTTTTGTTGATGATTTTCGTGTTTGAAAAAAGGGAATTCGAGATCGTAATGTGCCTGCCCGAAACAAAGGCGCCGTCGTTAGGCGCGTAGTCGCTCCAAATATCCTCGAAATAAACCCCGTCAACATATTGAATCCAAATGTTGCTGCCCCGATAGCTATTAAGGATGCCGGGCACTTTGGGGTTTTGACCGGCTTTCGCGTTGTTTCCGTCAATGTAAATGCCTTGAAAGCTGATGCCGAACCCGGGATTATCCTGGGTGAACGGCCGGCCTCCCGCCCAATCCGCTGAACCGGAACGAGTCTTATCCCGAACGCCCGTATAAACGCCCGCGCAAAACAAATCGTCGTACATGCCGTCGGCACGCTTTATAACCGCTACCCTGGAACGGCCGCCATACCCCAATACGGTCGTTCGGCTTCTCATCCATAATGTTTTGGAAGCGAGATAAACCCCGGCAGGAAAAAAAACGGTTCCACCCGTATCGGGCACATCGAGCAGCGCCTGCAAAATCGCGTCGGAATCGTCCGTAACCCCGTCTCCCACCGCTCCATATGCTTTTACATTAAGAACGACGCCGCTCCAGTTTTCCTCGTTGATTCGGGCATTGGATAGTTGCGCAGGCGTTTTTTCCGGCATCTCTTCCATAGCCTCACCACCTTCAACATCATTCAGGCATACCGTTAATCGCGGAACTTTCCCCGCCTTATCGGGTTTGAACGGCAGAGGCTCCAATCATTATATTCGCGGGGGCGAGGAATTAATCTGAAATCAAACGAAACGTCATCAGAGGCGGTCCCCCCTTGAAAGATGGCTGCGCTGCAAACGGCGTCAACGCGACTGCCACCGCTAACGACTGCCGCTAGCATGCCCAATGGCAGGTTTGGGTCACTATGACTCATCTGGATCGGCGGCGTGCTTGCGGAGGAGGTGAGATGATTCATTTTTACTCAAATGCGTGCGGCTGTACGCATTCGGAGGGTTGAGATGAGTCACCACGACTCAATTGGATCGGCGGCATGCGTGCGAGGAACGAGCCGATTTCCGGAGTGGATAGAATAAAGTTCCGCGCTTCCCTAGCGGCGCGGCTTTGCCCAGTTGTTTGCCCGGGCGCTTTCGCACAGCGAATAAATCAAAAAAGCCTTGCATCGCAAGGCTTTCGGTCATTTTTGAATGGAGCGGGTGATGGGAATCGAACCCACGCTATTAGCTTGGAAGGCTAAAGTTCTACCATTGAACTACACCCGCATGCTATCCAGTTAAGTGGTCGGGACGACACGATTCGAACATGCGACCCCCTGGTCCCAAACCAGGTGCTCTACCAAGCTGAGCTACGTCCCGATACGTGCGAAATTTGAATGGCGCGCCCTGAGAGATTCGAACTCCCGGCCTTTAGATTCGTAGTCTAACGCTCTATCCAGCTGAGCTAAGGGCGCATTTAAGATGGAGCGGAAAACGGGATTCGAACCCGCGACCTTCTCGTTGGCAACGAGATGCTCTACCACTGAGCTATTTCCGCACGCCGGATGGTGCGCGTGGAGGGACTTGAACCCCCACGGTTGCCCGCCAGATCCTAAGTCTGGTGCGTCTGCCAATTCCGCCACACGCGCATGGGCAATTCTCTTTTCGCTAAGCCAATCGAGCAATAAACTCGAAAGATTGGCTGGGGATCTAGGATTCGAACCTAGGAATGACGGAGTCAAAGTCCGTTGCCTTACCGCTTGGCTAATCCCCAGCGATAAGATGGTGGAGGCTGAGGGGATCGAACCCCCGACCCTCTGCTTGTAAGGCAGATGCTCTCCCAGCTGAGCTAAGCCTCCAAAATCTTGGTGACCCGTAGGGGATTCGAACCCCTGTTACCTCCGTGAAAGGGAGGTGTCTTAACCCCTTGACCAACGGGCCGTAAAGCTGGAGCTCTCAACCGGGATCGAACCGGTGACCTCATCCTTACCATGGATGCACTCTACCTACTGAGCTATGAGAGCTAGTTCTCCAACCTGGCAACGTCCTACTCTCCCAGGACCCTGCGGTCCAAGTACCATCGGCGCTGGAGGGCTTAACGGTCGTGTTCGAGATGGGTACGCGTGGAACCCCTCCGCCATTGCCACCAGATCGAAGTTCTTCAAGGCTTGCGCCTTGATAACCGGATACGAAACGATTGCGCATGGTTGTTTGCTGGCTTTGCTTCCCGTCTGCTCCGTGCCCGAAGGCGCTTCGCTTTAGGATAAGCCCTCGACCGATTAGTACTCGTCAGCTCCACACGTTGCCGCGCTTCCACCCCGAGCCTATCAACCTGGTGTTCTTCCAGGGGTCTTACGAATTGGGAAATCTCATCTTGAGGCGGGCTTCGCGCTTAGATGCTTTCAGCGCTTATCCCTCCCGCACTTGGCTACCCAGCCATGCTCCTGGCGGAACAACTGGTACACCAGCGGTGCGTCCATCCCGGTCCTCTCGTACTAAGGACAGCCCCTCTCAAATTTCCTACGCCCGCGACAGATAGGGACCGAACTGTCTCACGACGTTCTGAACCCAGCTCGCGTACCGCTTTAATGGGCGAACAGCCCAACCCTTGGGACCTACTTCAGCCCCAGGATGCGATGAGCCGACATCGAGGTGCCAAACCTCCCCGTCGATGTGGACTCTTGGGGGAGATAAGCCTGTTATCCCCAGGGTAGCTTTTATCCGTTGAGCGATGGCCCTTCCATTCGGTACCACCGGATCACTAAGCCCGACTTTCGTCCCTGCTCGACTTGTAGGTCTCGCAGTCAAGCTCCCTTATGCCTTTGCACTCTTCGAATGATTTCCAACCATTCTGAGGGAACCTTGGGGCGCCTCCGTTACATTTTGGGAGGCGACCGCCCCAGTCAAACTGTCCGCCTGACACGGTCCCTTCACCGGATTCACGGTGACAGGTTAGAACTCCGATACGATCAGGGTGGTATCCCAACGGCGCCTCCATCGATGCTTGCGCACCGACTTCTCAGGCTCCCACCTATCCTGTACAGACCGTACCAAAGTCCAATATCAAGCTACAGTAAAGCTCCATGGGGTCTTTCCGTCACGTCGCGGGTAACCTGCATCTTCACAGGTACTAAAATTTCACCGGATCTCTCGTTGAGACAGCGCCCAAGTCGTTACGCCATTCGTGCGGGTCAGAATTTACCTGACAAGGAATTTCGCTACCTTAGGACCGTTATAGTTACGGCCGCCGTTTACTGGGGCTTCGGTTCACAGCTTCGGATTGCTCCTAACCGCTCCCCTTAACCTTCCAGCACCGGGCAGGCGTCAGCCCGTATACTTCGCCTTGCGGCTTCGCACAGACCTGTGTTTTTGCTAAACAGTCGCTTGGGCCTCTTCACTGCGGCCCCCTCGGGCTATTCACCCTACCGAGGCACCCCTTCTCCCGAAGTTACGGGGTCATTTTGCCGAGTTCCTTAACGAGAGTTCTTCCGCGCGCCTTAGAATACTCATCTTGCCTACCTGTGTCGGTTTGCGGTACGGGCACCTTCGCCTGGCTAGAGGCTTTTCTCGGCAGCGTGAGCACGGAACCTTCGGTACTGTGATTTTCCCTCCCCATCACAGCTCAGCCTTTTCGATGCGCGGATTTGCCTGCGCATCAGCCTCGCTGCTTGGACGAGCATATCCATCAGCTCGCGTTCTTGCCCTCCTGCGTCCCCCCATCGCTCGTAACGGCTTACGGTGGTACAGGAATTTCAACCTGTTGTCCTTCGACTACGCCTTTCGGCCTCGCCTTAGGTCCCGACTTACCCTGAGCGGACGAACCTTCCTCAGGAACCCTTAGGCTTTCGGCGGACAGGATTCTCACCTGTCTTTTCGTTACTCATACCGGCATTCTCACTTGAATGCAGTCCACCGGTCCTTCCGGTCCGACTTCAACCCGCATTCAACGCTCCCCTACCCAGTTCGTCGTCTTCACTTCACCCTGGTGTGTTTAGCTGGGGCATTTGGGTCAGAATCTTTGAACAACCTTTACGGTTGATTCTGACCAAATGTCCCGGTTCTACCAGAACAAAGTGAAGACGACGACCTGCCATAGCTTCGGTGGTGTGTTTAGCCCCGTTACATTTTCGGCGCAGAGTCACTCGACCAGTGAGCTATTACGCACTCTTTAAATGGTGGCTGCTTCTAAGCCAACATCCTGGTTGTCTTCGCAACTCCACATCCTTTCCCACTTAACACACACTTGGGGACCTTAGCTGATGATCTGGGCTCTTTCCCTCTTGACGACG
Coding sequences within it:
- the ppc gene encoding phosphoenolpyruvate carboxylase, with translation MSELAMSNRPSSNHLLRRDVRFLGNILGEVLVHQGGRELLDHVEKIRETSKALRADFVPELYEEFTNTVNGLSPEVRHQVIRAFAIYFQLVNIAEQNHRIRRKRDYERSAGEEVQRGSIESAVQELKNRNLPVEEVQDLLENISLELVMTAHPTEAMRRAVLDIHKRIAEEMMELDNPTLTLREREKLRDKLLNEVLTLWQTDELRDRKPTVIDEVRNGMYFFNETLFDALPDVYEELERCLDKYYPERAWHVPTYLRFGSWIGGDRDGNPSVTASVTWRTLNIQRGLVIHKYEALLRSLMRKMSFSTTIVQVTDELLQSIDQDRSQVELRSVEPWTNDKEPYRVKLTYMIQKLQNMREDKLKGTPQRYHAVSEFIAELQLIDRSLRHHFAHFVADTHLKKLIRQVELFGFHLAKLDVRQHSKEHENAMTEVLAKAGVTPNYAELSEEDKISLLHGLLSDSRPLLHENASLSDGTKECLDVFRTIYRAQEEFGANCIGSYLISMTQGASDMLEVMVFAKEAGLFRWSTNGTVASTLQSVPLFETIDDLHAAPAIMKTLFELPVYRKTVEAMGNLHEIMLGYSDSNKDGGMVTANWELRVALNELTAMAKEYDVKLKFFHGRGGALGRGGMPLNRSILAQPPHTIGGGIKITEQGEVLSSRYSMQGIAYRSLEQATSALVKAAFLARHPLGQHEAEKEWEQILIGISETAQTKYQDLIFRDPDFMTFFKESTPLPEIGELNIGSRPSKRKNSERFEDLRAIPWVFAWTQSRYLLPAWYAAGTAFEHYIGGDESKLEKLRAMYREYSFFGSLVDNLQMAMAKADLLIARKYAGMIKDENIGSRIFALIEDEYNRTKRMILAITGQEDILDNVPVIQESIRLRNPYVDPLSYLQVQLLTELRDLRSSGQDDGELLREVLLTINGIAAGMRNTG
- a CDS encoding glycosyl hydrolase family 28-related protein, coding for MEEMPEKTPAQLSNARINEENWSGVVLNVKAYGAVGDGVTDDSDAILQALLDVPDTGGTVFFPAGVYLASKTLWMRSRTTVLGYGGRSRVAVIKRADGMYDDLFCAGVYTGVRDKTRSGSADWAGGRPFTQDNPGFGISFQGIYIDGNNAKAGQNPKVPGILNSYRGSNIWIQYVDGVYFEDIWSDYAPNDGAFVSGRHITISNSLFSNTKIINKTPGSAPTNNGITIAGTMAGIDGDVNDMITVTNVQAFNNDDLGVAIQARQMDNANAYHGGTVVCSNVVTKGNRTYGLAIEAGQAAQNVANTRPMKKVVLNNIISDNDAVGRLYSIGIRYDIEDLIVSNVIINNANNGGLVINGHNRIKVDNVHIRNYALNPEPEGLTTVRGMHIYCDEIFPSIDRISVKNVLITGGSGRTINTEGINVSAKVLNIELENVEVAGTTWISERGVGISIGAQNVVMTNCRASLCGDDGIKLNQTVKHFRLTNCEAFNNGQNPGAPSRRGINILSGDGTIPLRVGDLTHCWAYDDQAAPTQYEGIKIPGASDSDAFRIAFCRAFGNAHEDFAGYAAGSKHSVWGNLWGAQDADNAFCLEGSGGSWNQNLVALGPYHLYIDNGGDSKYAKFQIMNGKPTKSDDGFLLPHVSFGTAIPTSPPSYAGQKHIDRANGRVFEAVGESSASDFRQMAQTGHHKAIVPPVIFGPSGGTYTNNNAYPIDVVFTGGNVTDLEISRDAANFYSLGITSGSVRLSPGDRVRVTHTAAPMHMVIPR